Proteins encoded in a region of the Spiribacter sp. 1M189 genome:
- a CDS encoding DsbA family oxidoreductase, with protein MQNLRIDLVSDIACPWCAIGYRRLEQALEILNGDIEVELAWQPFELNPDMPPEGEPILDHLCRKYGQDADSVERTQDEMIKLASDLGLNFDGARARRAHNTFDAHRVLAWAAEQGRETALQQALFDAYFGEAKRPSDPVVLREAAQQVGLDGEAAEAVARSDRYAETVRAAEQRFMQAGVSAVPGFVIDGRYLISGAQPPDRLADAIRQIADT; from the coding sequence ATGCAGAACCTTCGAATCGACCTGGTTTCTGACATCGCCTGCCCGTGGTGTGCGATTGGCTACCGACGCCTTGAACAGGCGCTGGAAATACTCAACGGCGATATCGAAGTCGAGCTCGCATGGCAGCCGTTCGAGCTCAATCCGGACATGCCACCCGAAGGTGAGCCGATACTCGATCATCTATGCCGGAAATACGGCCAGGACGCCGACAGTGTTGAGCGCACTCAGGACGAAATGATCAAGCTCGCCAGCGACCTTGGCCTGAATTTCGATGGTGCGAGGGCGCGTCGTGCGCACAATACGTTCGACGCCCACCGCGTGCTCGCCTGGGCCGCGGAACAAGGCCGCGAAACCGCATTGCAGCAGGCGCTCTTCGATGCTTACTTCGGTGAAGCGAAGCGCCCATCAGATCCGGTGGTCCTGCGCGAGGCGGCGCAGCAGGTTGGCCTGGACGGTGAAGCTGCCGAGGCCGTCGCCCGCTCCGATCGCTACGCCGAGACCGTCCGGGCGGCCGAGCAACGATTCATGCAGGCAGGCGTCAGTGCCGTGCCGGGTTTTGTCATCGACGGACGCTATCTGATTTCGGGCGCTCAGCCGCCCGACCGCCTCGCCGATGCGATCCGACAGATCGCCGACACCTAA
- a CDS encoding beta-class carbonic anhydrase, translating to MSRADEFIEANQQYASQFTQGDLPMPPGRQVAVVACMDARLDVYRLLGLGLGEAHVIRNAGGVVTDDVVRSLLISQRLLGTTEIVLIHHTDCGMLTFKDDAVKADIEEETGHRPAFALDAFDDPHADVRQSIRRLKAVPYLPNREAISGFVYNVGNGTLESVSESSD from the coding sequence ATGAGTCGAGCCGACGAGTTTATTGAAGCGAACCAGCAGTACGCCAGCCAGTTCACGCAGGGCGACCTGCCCATGCCCCCCGGGCGCCAGGTCGCAGTCGTCGCCTGCATGGATGCCCGCCTCGATGTCTATCGCCTGTTAGGTCTCGGCCTCGGCGAGGCGCATGTCATCCGTAATGCGGGCGGCGTGGTCACCGATGATGTTGTCCGGTCACTCCTCATTTCGCAGCGTCTGCTCGGGACCACGGAAATCGTCCTGATCCACCACACCGACTGCGGCATGCTGACGTTCAAGGATGACGCGGTGAAAGCCGATATCGAAGAGGAGACGGGCCATCGGCCGGCGTTCGCGCTCGATGCATTCGATGACCCCCATGCGGACGTCCGCCAGTCGATTCGGCGGTTAAAAGCCGTCCCGTACCTGCCCAATCGTGAGGCTATCAGTGGGTTTGTCTACAACGTCGGTAACGGAACGCTGGAGTCTGTGAGCGAGTCGTCAGACTGA
- a CDS encoding nuclease-related domain-containing protein, with the protein MPTNIAELRLGGASEAELATLQRLADELSADYTVFYSRHVADLTPRRQAFGEIDFVIVNQSGDVVLIEQKNGSLQEAEDDLGIRYAGQAAVG; encoded by the coding sequence ATGCCAACCAACATCGCCGAACTCAGGCTCGGCGGTGCCTCCGAGGCCGAACTGGCGACACTCCAGCGCCTGGCTGACGAGCTCTCTGCCGATTACACCGTCTTCTACAGCCGCCACGTCGCCGATCTCACCCCTCGTCGGCAGGCATTCGGCGAAATCGACTTCGTCATCGTCAATCAATCCGGCGATGTCGTGCTGATTGAGCAAAAGAACGGGTCATTGCAGGAGGCGGAAGACGACCTGGGCATTCGCTACGCCGGCCAGGCGGCGGTTGGCTGA
- a CDS encoding DUF2493 domain-containing protein, producing the protein MADPRLKRIAVIGSRDFDDYARLESVLEPHLPAVLVSGGAQGADALAERLAQERGLTIDVIRADWNRYGRGAGPIRNKQIVESADLVIALWDGKSRGTRSALAHADKVGVPMEFHHPDGTVTD; encoded by the coding sequence ATGGCGGATCCCAGGCTCAAACGTATTGCCGTGATCGGCTCCCGGGATTTTGATGACTATGCACGGCTGGAGTCCGTGCTTGAGCCCCATCTGCCCGCCGTCCTCGTCTCCGGCGGCGCCCAGGGCGCTGATGCGCTCGCCGAGCGCCTGGCCCAGGAGCGCGGGCTGACCATCGACGTCATCCGCGCCGACTGGAATCGCTACGGCCGGGGAGCCGGCCCCATTCGCAATAAACAGATCGTCGAGTCGGCGGATCTCGTCATCGCCCTCTGGGATGGCAAGTCCCGCGGTACGCGTTCGGCGCTGGCGCATGCGGACAAGGTGGGTGTGCCGATGGAGTTCCACCACCCCGACGGAACGGTGACCGATTGA
- a CDS encoding metallophosphoesterase: protein MYDIIGDIHGHASRLEQLLERMGYERDADSWRHPDRQAIFVGDFIDRGPEQIATYRLVRSMIDRGAALAVMGNHEFNAVAFKTPHPEQPGERLRPHSEKNRNQHAAFLDQVGEDSALHDEMIAWFKTLPLYLDLEGLRVVHACWHDSSLETLKSHLDRQQCLHADAWPDAARKGTDAYNATETLLKGLEIPLPPGERFLDKDGHERQHIRTRWWGEGAGTYRSVAMLDDATRETLSEEPVPGDVLPGYTDEKPVFVGHYWLRGTPEPMSDRVACLDYTVTEPAPEGKLTAYRWSGDRSVNREEFVWV from the coding sequence ATGTACGACATCATCGGCGACATTCATGGGCATGCCAGCCGGCTGGAGCAGCTGCTCGAGAGGATGGGCTACGAGCGGGATGCGGACAGCTGGCGGCATCCGGATCGCCAGGCCATCTTTGTTGGTGACTTCATCGATCGCGGGCCGGAGCAGATCGCGACCTATCGCCTCGTGCGATCCATGATCGACCGCGGCGCCGCGCTTGCCGTCATGGGCAATCACGAGTTCAACGCCGTCGCCTTTAAGACGCCGCACCCGGAGCAACCCGGTGAGCGCCTTCGACCGCACAGCGAAAAGAACCGCAATCAGCATGCGGCCTTCCTCGACCAGGTGGGCGAAGACAGCGCCCTGCACGACGAGATGATCGCCTGGTTCAAGACGCTGCCGCTCTACCTCGATCTCGAGGGCCTGCGTGTGGTTCATGCCTGCTGGCACGATTCGTCGCTCGAGACGCTGAAATCCCACCTGGATCGCCAACAGTGCCTGCATGCGGATGCCTGGCCCGATGCCGCCCGCAAGGGCACGGATGCCTATAACGCCACCGAAACCCTGCTGAAAGGCCTTGAGATCCCGTTGCCGCCGGGTGAGCGCTTTCTGGATAAGGACGGCCACGAGCGCCAGCACATCCGAACCCGCTGGTGGGGTGAGGGCGCGGGCACCTACCGCTCCGTCGCAATGCTGGATGACGCGACGCGCGAGACACTCTCGGAGGAGCCTGTTCCGGGTGACGTGTTACCTGGCTACACCGACGAAAAGCCGGTCTTCGTCGGGCACTACTGGCTGCGCGGGACACCCGAGCCCATGAGCGACCGAGTGGCCTGTCTGGATTACACCGTCACTGAGCCGGCGCCAGAAGGGAAGTTGACGGCGTATCGGTGGAGTGGAGATAGGAGCGTAAATCGTGAAGAGTTTGTTTGGGTTTGA
- a CDS encoding ATP-binding protein, translating into MTGFTELNINPDRILEAVSKIGYRPPIALMDIIDNSIAAFANKIDVILDLEEGKKFHNRSAIKRFILVDNGKGMTNAEVQTALDIGSNVKYPPHSLSKFGLGLKSAGLSLGDRIYVVSKQDGKLTNAKYIDREVVRSEGSYGLVEESPEPRFADLLTDYQSGTVVVIEKPAKPQDSPKKIINELDERAGIVYYEKLGCEGGVEIKIKCGDDAWTVNGFDILCSEEARNSFDPDVYDPRYPVLAIDEDLDDPLDPEKSPRIKVRAAIFPQNKMGNYPGFSVEEKKKINSYKIKRDTSGVFVFRNGRAIRCGDLLAGITKDDIGFRVKISLQDEHDDSFRIDVSKQNVEYPEEFEENLKRLFRVPLGQAREAFKICRRLLDSGDDAEGHAVSERLEDFDEDASDSESDVPPGEQEIRERDLVDSSKAEQEEEVVVDESEDNIAEVNSGERAETEESEFAKVRYSETVTGSYLYRPGMDTYHGTFVRISKSHPFYDTVLSQLPAADTTRQSVEAIIFILASVYNSLYKTESKVTTDDLERLLNKHSLEVSQRLERWILQNQDLFE; encoded by the coding sequence GTGACTGGATTTACCGAGCTTAACATAAACCCAGACCGGATATTAGAAGCGGTTTCAAAAATTGGTTATCGTCCGCCAATTGCCTTAATGGATATAATTGATAATTCAATTGCAGCATTCGCAAATAAAATTGATGTTATCCTGGATCTCGAAGAGGGAAAAAAATTTCATAATCGATCCGCAATTAAACGATTTATACTCGTCGATAATGGAAAAGGCATGACAAATGCTGAAGTCCAGACGGCGCTGGACATCGGGTCTAACGTGAAGTATCCACCACATTCCTTGTCCAAGTTTGGGTTAGGTCTTAAGTCTGCAGGGCTGTCCCTTGGTGACCGTATATATGTAGTGAGTAAACAGGATGGTAAACTGACAAATGCCAAGTATATAGATAGAGAGGTGGTGCGTTCTGAAGGTTCATACGGTCTAGTGGAAGAAAGCCCTGAACCTCGCTTTGCTGATCTCCTTACGGATTATCAGTCCGGGACTGTGGTTGTAATAGAAAAGCCCGCGAAGCCACAGGACTCACCGAAAAAAATCATTAACGAACTCGATGAGCGAGCTGGAATTGTCTACTACGAAAAGCTCGGCTGCGAGGGTGGGGTCGAAATAAAAATAAAGTGCGGCGATGATGCCTGGACCGTTAATGGATTTGATATCCTTTGCAGCGAAGAAGCAAGGAATAGTTTTGATCCCGATGTGTACGACCCAAGATACCCGGTTCTAGCTATCGATGAAGATCTCGATGACCCACTCGATCCAGAAAAAAGCCCCCGCATAAAAGTGCGTGCGGCAATTTTTCCGCAGAATAAAATGGGAAATTATCCAGGATTTTCCGTGGAGGAAAAAAAGAAGATTAATTCATATAAAATCAAAAGGGACACGTCAGGAGTTTTTGTTTTCCGTAATGGGCGCGCAATTCGGTGCGGAGACTTGCTTGCTGGAATCACGAAAGACGACATAGGTTTTCGTGTTAAAATCAGTTTGCAAGATGAGCATGATGACTCTTTCCGTATTGACGTTTCTAAACAGAATGTCGAATATCCGGAAGAATTTGAAGAAAACTTGAAGCGCCTGTTTCGCGTACCGCTCGGTCAGGCGAGAGAGGCGTTCAAGATCTGTAGGCGTTTGTTGGATTCCGGAGACGATGCTGAGGGTCACGCTGTAAGCGAAAGGCTTGAAGACTTCGATGAAGATGCGAGTGATAGCGAGAGTGATGTCCCGCCCGGTGAGCAAGAGATAAGAGAGCGGGATCTCGTTGATAGCAGCAAAGCGGAGCAGGAAGAGGAGGTTGTGGTAGATGAAAGCGAGGATAATATTGCGGAAGTAAATTCGGGGGAGCGCGCAGAGACGGAGGAGTCCGAGTTCGCAAAAGTTCGTTATTCTGAAACCGTAACTGGGTCATATTTATATCGACCCGGTATGGACACGTATCACGGCACCTTTGTGCGTATCAGTAAGTCGCACCCCTTTTACGATACAGTATTGTCACAATTACCGGCAGCAGATACGACTCGGCAGTCTGTAGAAGCAATCATCTTTATCTTGGCGTCTGTCTATAATAGCTTGTATAAGACCGAGTCGAAAGTTACTACTGACGATTTAGAGAGACTGTTGAATAAGCATTCATTGGAGGTTTCCCAGCGATTGGAAAGATGGATTCTGCAGAACCAGGATTTATTTGAGTAG
- the dndE gene encoding DNA sulfur modification protein DndE, with translation MSDIIRISEQGKRQLIGLKRTTKIQQWNILCRWALCTSLKDKSPIHTFDLGPMSNVEMTWETFCGPHQACIYALIKNRMNATPIAQESRNAISLCTTHIHRGVFMLSHSKPTLPNLMAMLPYF, from the coding sequence ATGTCTGACATCATCCGCATTAGCGAACAGGGGAAGCGCCAATTAATTGGGCTGAAGCGCACTACAAAGATACAACAGTGGAACATTCTCTGCCGATGGGCCCTTTGCACCTCGTTAAAAGACAAATCACCTATCCATACCTTTGACCTCGGCCCGATGAGTAATGTGGAAATGACATGGGAGACTTTCTGTGGACCTCATCAAGCTTGTATCTATGCCTTAATAAAGAACCGCATGAATGCGACCCCCATCGCGCAAGAGTCAAGGAACGCAATAAGTCTATGTACTACACATATACACCGTGGTGTTTTCATGTTGTCGCATAGCAAGCCGACATTACCAAATCTCATGGCAATGCTCCCATATTTCTAA
- the dndD gene encoding DNA sulfur modification protein DndD, with protein MYFEELTLHNFGIYRGRHTLDLSVEPDKPIVLIGALNGGGKTTILDALQLALHGKFARCSNRGTLGYDAFLKRAINRYSDPAEGAAVELEFTRYAANRPETIRIMRTWRQAGDGIKEQFEVTRDGKLDPVYSENWYEHVDEFIPTRLAELFFFDGEKIEYFADPNNASELIRSGLDALLGLDTVNQLKKDLDVVAQRRIKSTGNKNANADIDQARAELTHLEGMREQLTRRRAVSQKDLDIVSKEINKLSAHFQSIGGDLYERQSELEEEKQAADTAVEASSQALRELAAGGLPLLLVEQQLRDCQEQAAKEEAAQRDGAILDVLQERDEALTAYLESISIDEDTLAAIQDFITSDRTRRAEGINAEVTIGIPYSELAKYDQEYFDQLRNAARDAHAAHEAATERQTRATRTLAGLPQTEDVQLVSRDLADKKASRESLMVEIATTKEQIEKVQREIEEMEGKISNLMGDKALIDFADETAQRILTEREAAQTILSQFNDRLRAQHINRLETLLLESLKLLYRKERLVTGVTIHPRTLELTLKDQEGGPITPDRLSAGERQLLAVGLVWSIAKASTSALPTVIDTPLGRLDSLHRRTLVDNYFPMASHQSLLLSTDEEINGDLYAALRTNTSKAITIQYSEERATSHIETGYFGA; from the coding sequence ATGTACTTCGAAGAACTCACACTCCACAACTTCGGTATCTATAGAGGACGGCACACGCTCGACCTCAGTGTAGAGCCAGACAAACCAATCGTCCTGATTGGTGCCCTGAATGGCGGCGGCAAGACTACCATCCTTGATGCTCTGCAATTGGCCCTGCACGGCAAATTCGCTCGATGCTCTAACCGAGGGACGCTTGGATATGATGCTTTCCTCAAAAGGGCAATTAATCGTTACTCCGATCCGGCAGAGGGCGCTGCAGTCGAACTCGAATTCACCCGTTATGCTGCAAACCGTCCTGAAACGATCCGCATAATGCGGACCTGGCGACAGGCAGGTGATGGGATAAAAGAACAATTTGAAGTGACGAGGGATGGCAAGCTCGACCCCGTTTACTCTGAAAATTGGTATGAACACGTCGACGAGTTTATACCAACCAGGCTAGCCGAGTTGTTCTTTTTCGACGGAGAAAAGATCGAATATTTTGCTGACCCCAATAATGCATCAGAGCTTATACGCAGCGGATTAGATGCTCTACTCGGACTGGATACTGTCAACCAGCTTAAGAAGGATCTGGATGTAGTCGCTCAAAGACGTATAAAGTCAACGGGCAACAAGAACGCTAACGCGGACATCGATCAGGCCCGAGCGGAACTCACCCACTTAGAGGGGATGCGAGAACAGCTGACAAGACGGCGAGCAGTATCTCAAAAGGACCTCGATATAGTAAGCAAGGAGATCAACAAGCTCAGCGCTCACTTCCAATCCATCGGCGGCGATCTATATGAGCGGCAGTCTGAGCTCGAAGAGGAGAAGCAAGCGGCGGACACCGCAGTCGAGGCCTCATCGCAAGCACTTCGTGAGCTAGCGGCTGGAGGATTACCCTTGCTGCTGGTTGAACAGCAGCTAAGAGACTGCCAAGAACAGGCCGCCAAAGAGGAAGCGGCGCAACGCGATGGAGCAATACTGGATGTACTACAAGAGAGGGACGAGGCGCTAACTGCCTATCTGGAATCCATCAGCATCGATGAGGACACGCTCGCAGCCATTCAGGACTTTATTACCTCTGACAGAACCCGACGGGCTGAAGGCATAAACGCGGAGGTAACCATCGGCATACCCTATTCCGAACTCGCGAAGTATGATCAAGAGTACTTCGATCAGCTTCGAAATGCGGCCAGGGACGCACACGCCGCTCACGAAGCCGCAACGGAACGACAGACACGTGCGACGCGTACGCTCGCTGGGCTGCCGCAAACGGAAGACGTGCAACTCGTCAGCCGCGACCTGGCCGACAAAAAGGCCTCTCGCGAGAGCCTAATGGTAGAAATCGCGACCACAAAAGAGCAAATCGAGAAAGTCCAGCGAGAAATTGAGGAGATGGAGGGCAAGATCAGCAACTTAATGGGTGACAAGGCCCTGATCGATTTCGCGGATGAAACAGCACAGCGTATCCTCACCGAGCGAGAAGCCGCTCAAACCATATTAAGTCAATTTAATGACCGGCTCAGAGCTCAGCATATTAATCGACTAGAAACCCTTCTATTGGAAAGCTTAAAACTCTTATACCGGAAAGAGCGACTGGTTACGGGCGTGACAATTCACCCACGGACACTCGAGCTGACTCTCAAGGACCAGGAGGGGGGGCCGATAACACCGGACCGACTGTCCGCCGGCGAGCGCCAGTTACTAGCCGTCGGCCTCGTGTGGTCTATCGCCAAGGCTTCAACGAGCGCCTTACCCACGGTGATCGATACACCCCTGGGTCGGCTGGATAGCCTGCACCGGCGAACTCTCGTCGACAACTACTTCCCCATGGCAAGCCATCAGTCCCTGCTACTTTCCACGGACGAAGAGATCAACGGAGATCTATATGCCGCCCTAAGGACGAACACCTCAAAAGCCATCACAATACAGTACAGTGAGGAAAGGGCGACTTCACATATCGAAACCGGATACTTTGGAGCCTGA
- the dndC gene encoding DNA phosphorothioation system sulfurtransferase DndC, giving the protein MPKPLSSEVIMSTEPVSALPRKTAFEAGLQTSIDALSEAIRGLYLSDDIPWVIGYSGGKDSTATLQVVWHAIAELPSEKRQKPIHVISTDTLVENPIVAMWVENSLRKVRTASEDQGMPIQAHRLTPDPSDSFWVNLIGRGYPAPRPKFRWCTSRLKINPSNRFINEVVESNGEAILVLGTRKAESAARAANMAKYEKGSTREMLSRHGDLDRSWVFTPIGEWTNDDVWQYLMQVKNPWGYRNKDLLGMYQGATEDGECPLVVDTSTPSCGDSRFGCYVCTLVEQDKSMEAMIQNDHEKEWMTPLMEFRNKYLDTKEDRQHRDFRKMNGSLMVHNGRLVHGPYKQYYRETLLKALLHSQQEVREAAHRGEAPEMVKDFESISLAELEEIRRIWVVEKHEIEDRLPSLYEEATGEPYAGRNLGEGSAFSTEALALLKEVCTEHEDPEGLRFELIRELLHIEERHRTMARRSGLFKALDKAMERGAFTTEAEAEAFALRRKEALDSAREQLAGSHPDYFSELVNEMP; this is encoded by the coding sequence GTGCCGAAGCCGCTTTCCAGCGAGGTGATTATGTCGACTGAACCTGTCTCTGCACTTCCCCGCAAGACGGCCTTTGAAGCCGGATTGCAGACCTCAATCGACGCGCTCAGCGAAGCGATCCGAGGGCTTTACCTCAGCGACGATATCCCATGGGTGATCGGTTATAGCGGTGGCAAGGACTCGACGGCCACCCTTCAAGTGGTATGGCACGCCATCGCCGAGCTTCCCAGCGAAAAACGCCAAAAACCGATCCATGTCATCAGTACAGACACTCTGGTTGAAAACCCGATTGTAGCTATGTGGGTGGAGAACTCGCTGCGCAAAGTCCGCACAGCGAGCGAAGATCAGGGCATGCCGATCCAGGCGCATCGGCTAACGCCGGACCCGAGTGATAGCTTCTGGGTCAATTTGATTGGCCGCGGCTATCCGGCACCGAGGCCGAAGTTCCGTTGGTGCACGAGCCGTCTCAAGATTAACCCGTCGAACCGTTTCATCAACGAAGTCGTTGAGTCAAACGGCGAAGCAATCCTTGTCTTGGGCACAAGGAAGGCAGAGAGCGCCGCTCGCGCCGCCAATATGGCGAAGTATGAAAAAGGTAGTACCCGGGAGATGCTCAGCCGCCACGGAGATCTCGATCGGAGCTGGGTATTCACCCCGATCGGCGAGTGGACGAACGATGACGTATGGCAGTACCTGATGCAGGTGAAAAATCCTTGGGGATACCGCAACAAAGACCTGCTTGGGATGTACCAAGGCGCGACGGAAGACGGCGAGTGCCCCCTGGTAGTCGACACGAGCACGCCAAGCTGCGGAGACAGCCGCTTCGGTTGCTATGTCTGCACGCTTGTCGAGCAGGACAAATCAATGGAAGCGATGATCCAGAACGACCACGAGAAGGAGTGGATGACACCTCTTATGGAGTTCCGGAACAAATATCTTGACACCAAGGAAGACCGGCAACATCGAGACTTCCGCAAGATGAACGGTTCACTCATGGTCCACAACGGACGACTCGTGCACGGACCTTATAAGCAGTACTACCGGGAGACTCTATTGAAGGCCCTGCTGCACTCCCAACAGGAAGTGCGAGAGGCTGCACATCGCGGGGAAGCCCCTGAAATGGTGAAAGACTTTGAGAGTATCTCGCTTGCTGAGCTCGAGGAAATCCGCAGGATCTGGGTGGTCGAGAAACATGAGATTGAGGACCGGCTACCTTCCCTTTACGAGGAAGCGACAGGCGAACCTTACGCTGGCAGAAATCTCGGCGAGGGTTCCGCCTTCTCCACCGAGGCCTTGGCACTGCTCAAGGAAGTTTGCACAGAACACGAGGACCCCGAGGGCCTTCGCTTCGAACTAATCCGCGAGCTTCTACACATTGAAGAACGCCATCGCACTATGGCGCGGCGCTCTGGCCTTTTTAAAGCCCTGGATAAAGCGATGGAGCGCGGCGCATTTACGACAGAAGCGGAGGCTGAGGCCTTCGCGTTGAGGCGCAAAGAGGCGCTTGACTCGGCTCGGGAACAGCTTGCAGGGAGCCATCCCGATTATTTCTCTGAGCTTGTTAACGAGATGCCTTAG
- the dndB gene encoding DNA sulfur modification protein DndB, whose translation MDASFEYVFPSIRGVQAGREYYVSMCPLRLIPKIFLFDEEELVPELRAQRTLNHSRIPEMTRYLLENREDYVFSALTASIDGDVRFNAVGDEGEANRLGALHVDMQSRFIVNDGQHRRKAVEEALKQDPTLADETIAVVFFLDRNLERCQQMFADLNRYAVKPSRSLGLLYDHRNNMAKVAKHVAMESDAFKDVVEMEKTTLSARSRKLFTLSAIYSACSSLQGTENVDSVESAAAACQAYWDEIAKYIPEWHYVRQSKMSAGEVRRDFIHSHSIVLQALGTAGRKLLAEHPNGWRERLKPLKDVDWARSNGYLWEGRAMIGGRVQKGSHNVTLTTNLIKNRFGLDLSPEEARAEAAFQRGDYVD comes from the coding sequence ATGGATGCTTCTTTCGAGTACGTCTTCCCCTCCATACGTGGCGTGCAGGCCGGGCGTGAGTACTATGTGTCGATGTGCCCATTGCGGCTCATCCCAAAAATCTTCCTCTTCGACGAGGAGGAGCTTGTGCCAGAGCTACGGGCGCAGCGCACGCTCAACCACTCTCGCATCCCCGAGATGACACGTTACCTGCTGGAGAATCGGGAAGACTACGTGTTCTCCGCGCTCACGGCTTCCATCGATGGTGATGTGCGGTTTAACGCCGTCGGCGATGAGGGCGAAGCAAACCGTCTCGGGGCACTCCATGTCGACATGCAGAGCCGATTTATCGTCAATGATGGGCAGCATAGACGGAAGGCGGTCGAAGAGGCTCTAAAACAGGATCCAACACTCGCGGACGAGACCATCGCGGTGGTGTTTTTCCTGGACCGCAACCTCGAACGGTGCCAGCAGATGTTCGCTGACCTCAACCGCTATGCCGTCAAGCCAAGCCGGTCACTCGGGCTGCTATACGACCATCGGAACAACATGGCCAAAGTAGCCAAACACGTTGCCATGGAATCAGATGCCTTCAAAGACGTCGTCGAGATGGAAAAGACGACCTTGTCGGCTCGGTCACGGAAGCTCTTCACGCTGAGCGCTATCTATTCCGCCTGCAGCTCCCTTCAGGGCACGGAGAACGTTGACTCTGTTGAATCGGCGGCCGCTGCATGTCAGGCCTATTGGGACGAAATCGCCAAGTACATTCCGGAGTGGCACTACGTCCGGCAGTCGAAGATGTCTGCAGGAGAGGTCCGAAGGGACTTCATACACTCACACTCGATCGTCCTACAGGCACTTGGGACCGCGGGCCGCAAATTGCTGGCTGAGCACCCCAATGGTTGGCGAGAGCGCCTTAAGCCGCTCAAGGACGTCGACTGGGCCCGTAGTAATGGCTATCTCTGGGAAGGCAGAGCCATGATCGGCGGACGCGTCCAGAAGGGGTCTCACAACGTAACCCTGACCACCAACTTGATTAAGAACCGCTTCGGGCTCGACCTTTCCCCGGAGGAAGCCCGTGCCGAAGCCGCTTTCCAGCGAGGTGATTATGTCGACTGA
- the dndA gene encoding cysteine desulfurase DndA, which yields MTVYLDCNSTTPLDPVVREAMLRFLEDEFGNAGSRTHEFGARAKQSVEEARRSVASLAKADAQDVVFTSGATESNNLAIRGLAEYGRREGKTHLVTTAIEHKAVLEPFEQLERQGFEVTIVPVDASGAVSVAAVEDAIRSDTLVVSVMHANNETGVVQPIEEIAEQLDPEGPYLHVDAAQTFGKLDDPLQHPRVDLISLSAHKIFGPKGVGALIARRRGRARPPLEPLMHGGGQERGLRPGTLPVHLIVGLGEAAQQAAQDKVERAARCQEIRRGIVHALAPLGVQFNGDQSLVMPHVLNCSVPGVDSEAGMLACKGKIAISNGSACTSVSYTPSHVLEAMGFSEDRIEGAMRLSWCHLTPDADWQALIRQPLARLAG from the coding sequence TTGACGGTTTACCTGGACTGCAATTCAACAACGCCGCTTGACCCAGTCGTGCGTGAAGCAATGTTGCGCTTCCTGGAAGATGAGTTCGGTAACGCGGGGAGCCGAACCCACGAGTTCGGAGCCCGAGCAAAACAGTCAGTCGAAGAAGCGCGGCGCTCCGTCGCCAGTCTGGCAAAGGCAGACGCTCAGGATGTCGTCTTCACGAGCGGGGCTACGGAGAGTAATAACCTCGCGATCCGTGGGTTGGCGGAGTACGGGCGGCGTGAGGGCAAGACGCATTTGGTCACGACAGCAATCGAGCACAAGGCGGTTTTAGAGCCTTTTGAGCAGCTCGAGCGACAGGGATTTGAGGTCACGATAGTCCCAGTGGACGCATCGGGGGCCGTCTCTGTCGCCGCTGTGGAGGACGCTATCCGCAGTGACACGCTTGTCGTTTCTGTTATGCACGCGAACAACGAGACGGGTGTCGTCCAGCCTATTGAGGAGATTGCTGAACAGCTTGACCCGGAGGGACCGTATCTCCACGTGGATGCAGCCCAGACCTTCGGTAAGCTCGATGACCCACTACAGCATCCACGGGTCGACTTGATCAGTCTGAGCGCTCATAAGATCTTTGGTCCAAAGGGGGTGGGCGCGTTAATCGCACGACGTCGCGGTCGAGCCCGGCCCCCGCTGGAGCCGCTGATGCATGGCGGGGGACAGGAGCGAGGACTGCGTCCGGGTACCTTGCCCGTTCATCTGATCGTTGGATTGGGTGAGGCTGCTCAGCAAGCGGCTCAAGATAAAGTGGAGCGAGCAGCCCGCTGCCAAGAGATTCGCCGAGGCATCGTTCATGCGCTCGCACCGCTTGGTGTTCAGTTCAATGGCGATCAATCGTTGGTAATGCCGCATGTCCTAAACTGTTCGGTGCCGGGCGTAGACTCTGAAGCGGGCATGTTGGCATGCAAGGGCAAGATTGCGATCTCCAATGGATCGGCCTGCACGTCAGTGTCGTACACGCCGAGCCATGTTCTCGAGGCCATGGGCTTCTCCGAAGATCGGATTGAAGGGGCAATGCGGTTGTCCTGGTGCCACCTAACGCCAGATGCGGATTGGCAGGCGCTAATCAGGCAACCTTTGGCGCGGCTGGCAGGTTAG